A genomic segment from Neodiprion lecontei isolate iyNeoLeco1 chromosome 1, iyNeoLeco1.1, whole genome shotgun sequence encodes:
- the LOC107222023 gene encoding elongation factor 1-beta' gives MAIGDLKTDKGLKELNRFLADRSYIEGWQPSQADVAVFEALGNAALGSNPHVQRWYTHIKSYEHKSLPGVKKVPSILGGTETAPPPKAAKPADDDDDVDLFGSDEEEDAEAAKVREERLKAYAEKKSKKPTLIAKSSIVLDVKPWDDETDMKEMEKHVRSISMDGLVWGASKLVPVGYGINKLQIMCVVEDDKVSVDLLVEEIQNFEDFVQSVDIAAFNKI, from the exons ATGGCCATTGGTGATCTTAAGACTGACAAGGGTTTGAAGGAGTTGAACCGTTTTCTTGCCGACCGCAGCTACATCGAAGG ATGGCAACCTTCGCAAGCGGATGTCGCAGTGTTTGAAGCTTTGGGGAACGCTGCATTGGGATCGAATCCCCATGTCCAGAGATGGTACACACACATCAAATCCTATGAACACAAGTCTCTTCCGGGCGTGAAAAAAGTCCCTTCCATCTTGGGTGGAACTGAGACTGCTCCACCGCCCAAGGCTGCCAAACCAgctgacgacgacgatgatgtaGATTTGTTTGGATCCGACGAAGAGGAAGATGCGGAAGCTGCTAAAGTTAGAGAGGAAAGGCTCAAAGCGTATGCAGAAAAGAAGTCCAAAAAACCTACATTAATTGCCAAGTCCAGTATTGTGTTGGATGTCAAACCATGGGATGACGAAACAGACAtgaaagaaatggaaaagcaTGTGAGGTCTATTTCTATGGACGGCCTGGTTTGGGGTGCTT CAAAACTCGTGCCTGTGGGATATGGAATCAACAAGTTACAGATCATGTGTGTTGTAGAGGACGACAAAGTTTCCGTCGACTTATTAGTTGAAGAAATCCAAAACTTCGAAGACTTTGTACAGTCAGTTGACATTGCAGCCTTCAACAAGATTTAA
- the LOC107222022 gene encoding NADH-ubiquinone oxidoreductase 75 kDa subunit, mitochondrial, giving the protein MLRLPLIRAAGLSGCRLGATGLHTTASKLQAPPEQIEVFIDDIPVLVDPGTTVLQAAAKIGVEIPRFCYHERLAVAGNCRMCLVEIEKQIKPVAACAMPVMKGWRVKTNSDLTRKAREGVMEFLLVNHPLDCPICDQGGECDLQDQSMAFGNDRSRFVDINFSGKRAVEDKDVGPLIKTVMTRCIHCTRCIRFASEVAGVDDLGTTGRGSDMQVGTYVEKMFLSELSGNVIDLCPVGALTSKPYAFVARPWETRRTDSIDVLDAVGSNIVVSTRSGEVLRVLPRLNEEINEEWLSDKSRFACDGLKRQRLLTPMMKVDSKLQPVEWEDALVAASRALQQAPATKIAAVTGKLADAEALISLKDLFNKLGSETLATEQPFPKDGAGIDLRSSYIMNNKIAGIEEADVVVLIGTNPRFEAPLVNTRLRKSYLHREQTIALIGPEVDLTYEYEHLGDSAEVISQLKNGTHPFCATLKNAKAPLIILGAEQLGRSDGSKILAETQALAASLGKTVQAPENWKVLNVLHSNASQVAALDLGYGSSLAEIKAQNPQVLFLLGADDADIKREDFPNTFIIYLGSHGDQGACIADVVLPGAAYTEKNASYVNTEGRAQQTGTAVNPPGMARPDWKIIRALSEFIGVRLPYDTIHDVRGRLEQVAPHLVRYGDIEPANYFAQALELAKKTGSFASDPLELKQKTLDEFFMTDVVSRASPTMAKCVQAVIKQRQAQL; this is encoded by the exons atgttGCGGCTTCCACTGATTAGAGCGGCTGGTCTGTCGGGATGCAGGCTTGGTGCCACTGGACTCCATACCACAGCCAGTAAGCTGCAAGCCCCACCTGAGCAGATCGAGGTGTTTATTGACGACATCCCTGTGCTAGTTGATCCAGGAACTACTGTACTCCAG GCTGCCGCTAAAATCGGAGTGGAGATTCCCCGATTTTGTTACCATGAGCGTCTCGCAGTGGCTGGAAATTGCAGAATGTGTTtggttgaaattgaaaaacaaatcaag CCAGTAGCTGCTTGCGCAATGCCAGTGATGAAAGGATGGCGAGTAAAGACCAATTCTGATTTGACACGCAAGGCTCGTGAAGGTGTGATGGAGTTTTTACTGGTCAATCACCCATTAGATTGCCCCATCTGTGATCAGGGTGGTGAATGTGATCTGCAAGATCAGAGCATGGCTTTTGGTAATGACCGAAGCCGTTTTGTGGATATCAACTTTAGTGGAAAGCGAGCGGTTGAAGACAAAGATGTCGGACCTTTAATCAAGACAGTCATGACTCGCTGTATTCATTGCACACGTTGTATTCGTTTTGCTTCTGAAGTCGCCGGTGTAGATGATCTAGGAACAACTGGACGTGGCTCTGACATGCAG GTAGGCACGTATGTTGAGAAGATGTTCTTGTCTGAGCTATCTGGAAATGTCATTGATTTATGCCCTGTCGGAGCCCTGACAAGTAAACCTTATGCTTTTGTGGCCCGTCCTTGGGAAACCCGTCGAACAGACAGTATTGATGTCCTTGATGCTGTAGGCAGCAACATCGTTGTTTCTACAAGAAGTGGGGAAGTCCTCAGAGTTCTTCCAAGGCTAAATGAG GAAATTAACGAAGAATGGTTATCAGACAAGTCTCGTTTTGCATGTGACGGTCTTAAACGTCAGCGCCTCCTAACTCCGATGATGAAAGTAGACTCAAAGCTACAACCAGTTGAATGGGAAGATGCATTGGTTGCTG CAAGCAGAGCTCTACAACAAGCTCCGGCAACCAAAATTGCTGCAGTAACTGGGAAACTAGCTGATGCAGAAGCTCTGATTTCATTGAAAGATTTGTTTAATAAACTTGGCAGCGAAACTTTGGCTACAGAGCAACCCTTCCCAAAAGATGGAGCAGGAATTGATCTACGAAGCAGTTATATTATGAACAACAAAATCGCTGGGATTGAAGAAGCTGATGTTGTTGTACTCATTGGAACGAATCCTAGATTTGAGGCACCTCTGGTGAATACTAGGCTTCGAAAATCTTATCTTCATCGTGAGCAAACCATCGCCTTGATTGGACCTGAGGTGGATCTCACATATGAATATGAG CATCTTGGTGATTCTGCTGAAGTGATTTCTCAATTGAAAAACGGTACTCATCCATTTTGCGCTACTTTAAAGAATGCAAAGGCACCACTCATAATATTAGGTGCGGAACAGCTTGGTCGCAGCGATGGCAGTAAGATCCTTGCGGAAACGCAGGCATTGGCAGCTTCCTTGGGGAAAACCGTTCAG GCCCCGGAAAATTGGAAAGTATTAAATGTACTTCATAGCAATGCTTCTCAAGTTGCTGCCCTGGATCTTGGCTATGGATCTAGTCTGGCAGAAATTAAAGCCCAAAACCCCCAAGTTCTTTTCCTATTAGGAGCGGATGATGCAGATATAAAAAGAGAAGACTTTCCAAACACCTTTATCATTTATCTTG GAAGTCATGGTGATCAAGGAGCATGTATCGCAGATGTCGTTTTACCCGGCGCTGCTTACACAGAGAAGAATGCAAGTTACGTGAATACAGAGGGCCGGGCTCAACAGACTGGTACTGCAGTTAATCCACCAGGAATGGCACGCCCAGACTGGAAAATTATCAGAGCACTCTCAGAG TTCATCGGTGTCCGACTTCCTTACGACACTATCCACGATGTGCGTGGCAGACTAGAGCAAGTGGCCCCACACCTTGTTAGGTATGGTGATATTGAACCAGCAAATTATTTCGCCCAGGCTCTTGAACTGGCTAAG aaaactggAAGTTTCGCATCAGATCCACTTGAACTAAAGCAGAAGACATTAGATGAATTCTTTATGACAGATGTTGTGTCGCGTGCATCACCAACAATGGCTAAATGCGTGCAAGCTGTTATTAAGCAACGTCAGGCACAGTTATAA
- the LOC107222021 gene encoding general vesicular transport factor p115 isoform X1 produces the protein MEYFKSGLKSVLGAPPPGNQPSGADTVERLVDRLQSSSLLDDRRDACRALKALSRTYRLEVGTQAMDALRQVLEMDRTDCEIVGLAMDTLCNITSPETFEAEVENYGPKNKIGEQFTEIFIKQSDSTTQVLAFLEEFDFRVRWPALKLLTHLLGNRPKDIQEIILVSPLGVSKLMDLLSDSREVIRNDALLLLIQLTKGNANIQKIVAFENAFDRIFDVISQEGSADGGIVVQDCLLLMLNLLRGNISNQNFFKEGSYIQRLTPMFDLPPETDENPLSGWSPQKVCNMHCMVQVIRALVAPGGPAQATAACQRTMRACGLLQALCDILMASGVPADVLTETISAVAEVIRGNTSNQEFLASVMAPSSPPRPAIVVLLMSMVNEKQPFVLRCSVLYCFQCFLYKNEVGQTQLIQTLLPQGNEAASLTTGQLLCGGLFSLDPLSNWFSAVALSHALIDNSIQKEQLLRVLLATNIGKPPVTLMQQCVMLLQQGNKTQCKLGLLMLLCRWVSHCPPAVKAFLTIESSVAYLTALLSSQEDTDDLQETLLQSMCALLLGLCVHFNDDSVPNYTKEKLCHLIENRLGLERFQDAIGGITRHEIYSRTLKHPQPSTKDPSDLLLDHEFCRLLKILEGVVVKSVQDGSNPQEGKDPTSTLSPSDSALVSQYKELIREQDAQIHRLNQTNETLAKEKRDLETQVYELQTSISHLRDQNLVLRAAQINLTEAKELVPSVDTIDLTNVELEKYKNTVRDLENRLAECTLNLQKQERTECNSNNSEYEKLLKEKTLELEKMKKDQENLLELLTEQDSKLMQYKEKLVALGEKVNRIRRKFRRTRYRRAARIQQLKYYRRMFNSITGINFRSKMKELFIIHGIISSPFKTIFNQNYLDQSIFY, from the exons atggAATATTTCAAAAGTGGGCTAAAATCTGTTCTCGGTGCACCTCCGCCCGGGAACCAGCCGTCCGGTGCTGACACC GTAGAACGTTTAGTTGATCGCTTGCAATCGTCAAGTTTGCTGGACGACCGAAGAGATGCGTGCCGTGCATTGAAAGCACTTTCAAGAACATATCGTCTGGAGGTTGGTACACAGGCTATGGATGCACTTAGGCAAGTGCTTGAGATGGATAGAACAGATTGTGAGATTGTTGGTTTAGCAATGGATACTTTGTGCAATATTACAAGTCCTGAAACATTTGAGGCTGAAG TTGAAAATTATGGGCCCAAGAACAAAATCGGAGAACAATTTAcagaaatatttatcaaacAATCAGACAGCACTACTCAAGTTTTAGCATTTTTAGAGGAATTCGACTTTAGAGTTAGGTGGCCAGCCCTCAAGCTCCTGACACATTTATTAGGTAATCGACCAAAGGACATTCAAGAAATAATTCTTGTCAGTCCATTGGGAGTTTCAAAGTTAATGGATCTCCTCAGTGACAGCAGAGAGGTGATACGCAATGAT GCACTATTACTGCTCATACAATTGACTAAAGGTAATGCAAATATCCAAAAGATTGTTGCCTTCGAGAATGCATTCGATCGTATTTTCGATGTGATATCCCAAGAAGGTTCAGCAGACGGTGGTATTGTGGTCCAAGATTGCTTGTTGCTAATGTTAAATCTACTACGAGGAAACATCAGtaatcaaaactttttcaaggAAG GAAGCTATATACAGAGACTGACACCTATGTTTGATTTGCCACCGGAAACTGATGAGAATCCATTAAGTGGCTGGAGTCCTCAAAAAGTTTGCAATATGCATTGCATGGTACAAGTTATTAGGGCATTAGTTGCTCCCGGTGGTCCAGCACAG GCAACAGCCGCTTGTCAACGGACGATGAGGGCATGTGGTTTACTTCAAGCTTTGTGTGATATATTAATGGCCAGTGGAGTTCCTGCTGATGTGTTGACAGAAACTATCAGTGCAGTTGCTGAAGTTATCAGAGGGAATACAAGCAATCAGGAATTTTTAGCTAGCGTTATGGCCCCTAGCAGTCCTCCTAG GCCTGCTATAGTTGTTCTGCTAATGTCTATGGTGAATGAAAAGCAACCATTTGTTCTTCGCTGTTCCGTGCTTTATTGTTTCCAATGTTTTCTATATAAAAATGAAGTAGGACAGACGCAACTTATCCAGACACTCTTACCACAGGGTAACGAAGCAGCATCTCTCACAACAG GACAACTATTGTGTGGTGGCCTATTTTCGTTGGATCCCTTATCAAATTGGTTTTCGGCAGTGGCTCTGTCTCATGCCCTAATCGACAATTCGATCCAAAAAGAGCAACTGTTAAGGGTACTTCTTGCTACGAATATTGGCAAGCCGCCTGTTACATTAATGCAACAATGTGTCATGCTTCTTCAACAAGGAAATAAGACACAATGTAAACTGGGGCTTTTAATGCTACTTTGCAGATGGGTGTCGCATTGCCCACCTGCTGTAAAAGCATTCTTAACTATAGAATCTTCAGTCGCTTATTTGACCGCACTGCTGTCTTCTCAAGAAGATACTGACGATTTGCAAGAGACACTGCTTCAAAGTATGTGCGCTTTATTACTAGGCTTATGCGTACACTTTAATGATGACAGTGTGCCTAATTATACAAAG GAAAAGTTATGCCATTTGATAGAAAATCGACTTGGATTGGAAAGATTTCAGGATGCTATCGGAGGAATCACCCGACATGAAATTTACTCCAGAACTCTTAAACATCCTCAGCCTTCAACAAAAGATCCGTCTGATTTGCTTCTGGACCACGAGTTTTGTAGATTGCTGAAAATTTTGGAAG GTGTAGTAGTGAAGTCAGTACAGGATGGAAGTAATCCACAGGAGGGCAAGGATCCTACGTCGACATTGTCGCCATCTGATTCTGCTCTGGTGTCACAATATAAAGAGCTTATCAGGGAGCAGGATGCACAAATCCACAGACTTAATCAGACGAACGAAACTTTGGCTAAAGAAAAAAGGGATTTGGAG ACCCAAGTATACGAGCTACAGACTTCCATCAGTCACTTGAGAGACCAGAATTTAGTTCTACGTGCAGCTCAAATAAACTTAACAGAAGCCAAGGAGCTTGTGCCATCTGTAGATACTATTGATCTTACAAATGTAGAATTggagaaatataaaaatacggTTCGAGATTTGGAAAACAGGCTAGCCGAATGCACGTTGAATTTGCAAAAACAAGAACGAACAGAATGTAATTCAAACAACagtgaatatgaaaaattgttgaaggaaaaaacattggaacttgaaaaaatgaaaaaggatCAGGAAAATTTGTTAGAACTTTTAACAGAACAAGATAGCAAACTGATGCAATATAAAGAGAAACTGGTTGCGCTAGGTGAAAAAGTAA ATCGAATCAGACGAAAGTTCAGGAGAACTCGATACCGACGAGCAGCCAGAATCCAGCAATTAAAATATTACCGAAGAATGTTTAACTCAATCACGGGAATAAATTTTAGATCCAAAAtgaaagaattattcattattcatgGCATCATCTCTTCTCCATTTAAAACTATATTTAATCAGAATTACCTTGAtcaaagtattttttattaa
- the LOC107222021 gene encoding general vesicular transport factor p115 isoform X2, whose product MEYFKSGLKSVLGAPPPGNQPSGADTVERLVDRLQSSSLLDDRRDACRALKALSRTYRLEVGTQAMDALRQVLEMDRTDCEIVGLAMDTLCNITSPETFEAEVENYGPKNKIGEQFTEIFIKQSDSTTQVLAFLEEFDFRVRWPALKLLTHLLGNRPKDIQEIILVSPLGVSKLMDLLSDSREVIRNDALLLLIQLTKGNANIQKIVAFENAFDRIFDVISQEGSADGGIVVQDCLLLMLNLLRGNISNQNFFKEGSYIQRLTPMFDLPPETDENPLSGWSPQKVCNMHCMVQVIRALVAPGGPAQATAACQRTMRACGLLQALCDILMASGVPADVLTETISAVAEVIRGNTSNQEFLASVMAPSSPPRPAIVVLLMSMVNEKQPFVLRCSVLYCFQCFLYKNEVGQTQLIQTLLPQGNEAASLTTGQLLCGGLFSLDPLSNWFSAVALSHALIDNSIQKEQLLRVLLATNIGKPPVTLMQQCVMLLQQGNKTQCKLGLLMLLCRWVSHCPPAVKAFLTIESSVAYLTALLSSQEDTDDLQETLLQSMCALLLGLCVHFNDDSVPNYTKEKLCHLIENRLGLERFQDAIGGITRHEIYSRTLKHPQPSTKDPSDLLLDHEFCRLLKILEGVVVKSVQDGSNPQEGKDPTSTLSPSDSALVSQYKELIREQDAQIHRLNQTNETLAKEKRDLETQVYELQTSISHLRDQNLVLRAAQINLTEAKELVPSVDTIDLTNVELEKYKNTVRDLENRLAECTLNLQKQERTECNSNNSEYEKLLKEKTLELEKMKKDQENLLELLTEQDSKLMQYKEKLVALGEKIESDESSGELDTDEQPESSN is encoded by the exons atggAATATTTCAAAAGTGGGCTAAAATCTGTTCTCGGTGCACCTCCGCCCGGGAACCAGCCGTCCGGTGCTGACACC GTAGAACGTTTAGTTGATCGCTTGCAATCGTCAAGTTTGCTGGACGACCGAAGAGATGCGTGCCGTGCATTGAAAGCACTTTCAAGAACATATCGTCTGGAGGTTGGTACACAGGCTATGGATGCACTTAGGCAAGTGCTTGAGATGGATAGAACAGATTGTGAGATTGTTGGTTTAGCAATGGATACTTTGTGCAATATTACAAGTCCTGAAACATTTGAGGCTGAAG TTGAAAATTATGGGCCCAAGAACAAAATCGGAGAACAATTTAcagaaatatttatcaaacAATCAGACAGCACTACTCAAGTTTTAGCATTTTTAGAGGAATTCGACTTTAGAGTTAGGTGGCCAGCCCTCAAGCTCCTGACACATTTATTAGGTAATCGACCAAAGGACATTCAAGAAATAATTCTTGTCAGTCCATTGGGAGTTTCAAAGTTAATGGATCTCCTCAGTGACAGCAGAGAGGTGATACGCAATGAT GCACTATTACTGCTCATACAATTGACTAAAGGTAATGCAAATATCCAAAAGATTGTTGCCTTCGAGAATGCATTCGATCGTATTTTCGATGTGATATCCCAAGAAGGTTCAGCAGACGGTGGTATTGTGGTCCAAGATTGCTTGTTGCTAATGTTAAATCTACTACGAGGAAACATCAGtaatcaaaactttttcaaggAAG GAAGCTATATACAGAGACTGACACCTATGTTTGATTTGCCACCGGAAACTGATGAGAATCCATTAAGTGGCTGGAGTCCTCAAAAAGTTTGCAATATGCATTGCATGGTACAAGTTATTAGGGCATTAGTTGCTCCCGGTGGTCCAGCACAG GCAACAGCCGCTTGTCAACGGACGATGAGGGCATGTGGTTTACTTCAAGCTTTGTGTGATATATTAATGGCCAGTGGAGTTCCTGCTGATGTGTTGACAGAAACTATCAGTGCAGTTGCTGAAGTTATCAGAGGGAATACAAGCAATCAGGAATTTTTAGCTAGCGTTATGGCCCCTAGCAGTCCTCCTAG GCCTGCTATAGTTGTTCTGCTAATGTCTATGGTGAATGAAAAGCAACCATTTGTTCTTCGCTGTTCCGTGCTTTATTGTTTCCAATGTTTTCTATATAAAAATGAAGTAGGACAGACGCAACTTATCCAGACACTCTTACCACAGGGTAACGAAGCAGCATCTCTCACAACAG GACAACTATTGTGTGGTGGCCTATTTTCGTTGGATCCCTTATCAAATTGGTTTTCGGCAGTGGCTCTGTCTCATGCCCTAATCGACAATTCGATCCAAAAAGAGCAACTGTTAAGGGTACTTCTTGCTACGAATATTGGCAAGCCGCCTGTTACATTAATGCAACAATGTGTCATGCTTCTTCAACAAGGAAATAAGACACAATGTAAACTGGGGCTTTTAATGCTACTTTGCAGATGGGTGTCGCATTGCCCACCTGCTGTAAAAGCATTCTTAACTATAGAATCTTCAGTCGCTTATTTGACCGCACTGCTGTCTTCTCAAGAAGATACTGACGATTTGCAAGAGACACTGCTTCAAAGTATGTGCGCTTTATTACTAGGCTTATGCGTACACTTTAATGATGACAGTGTGCCTAATTATACAAAG GAAAAGTTATGCCATTTGATAGAAAATCGACTTGGATTGGAAAGATTTCAGGATGCTATCGGAGGAATCACCCGACATGAAATTTACTCCAGAACTCTTAAACATCCTCAGCCTTCAACAAAAGATCCGTCTGATTTGCTTCTGGACCACGAGTTTTGTAGATTGCTGAAAATTTTGGAAG GTGTAGTAGTGAAGTCAGTACAGGATGGAAGTAATCCACAGGAGGGCAAGGATCCTACGTCGACATTGTCGCCATCTGATTCTGCTCTGGTGTCACAATATAAAGAGCTTATCAGGGAGCAGGATGCACAAATCCACAGACTTAATCAGACGAACGAAACTTTGGCTAAAGAAAAAAGGGATTTGGAG ACCCAAGTATACGAGCTACAGACTTCCATCAGTCACTTGAGAGACCAGAATTTAGTTCTACGTGCAGCTCAAATAAACTTAACAGAAGCCAAGGAGCTTGTGCCATCTGTAGATACTATTGATCTTACAAATGTAGAATTggagaaatataaaaatacggTTCGAGATTTGGAAAACAGGCTAGCCGAATGCACGTTGAATTTGCAAAAACAAGAACGAACAGAATGTAATTCAAACAACagtgaatatgaaaaattgttgaaggaaaaaacattggaacttgaaaaaatgaaaaaggatCAGGAAAATTTGTTAGAACTTTTAACAGAACAAGATAGCAAACTGATGCAATATAAAGAGAAACTGGTTGCGCTAGGTGAAAAA ATCGAATCAGACGAAAGTTCAGGAGAACTCGATACCGACGAGCAGCCAGAATCCAGCAATTAA